The following is a genomic window from Streptomyces lincolnensis.
CCCCGCCGGACAGTTCACGCCCCCGGGTGCCCCCGCGGCCTTCCCCGGTCAGGCGCAGCCCTTCGGCGGCGGGACGCAGCTGGCTCCGGTGCCGCCCGAGGCGAACGTGCGTGTCGTCCTGACGAAGTACGCGGAAGCCCCCGTCGGCGACCGCTGGACCGAGCAGAACCCGTATCTCGTACGGGCCACGCTCACCAAGGACACGCCCATCCTCGCCAAGCAGGGCAGCATGGTCGCCTACCAGGGCGACATCGACTTCGCCCACAAGGGCTCCGGACTGCTCGGCAAGCTCACCGGCGCGCTGACCGGCCAGGGCATGGCCCTGATGCGCTGCACCGGCAACGGCGAGGTGTTCCTCGCCGACGAGGCCAGCCGGGTCTTCGTCATCCGGCTCCAGGGCGAGCAGCTCTACACCAGCGCGCGCGGTGTGCTCGCCTTCGACGAGTCCCTGGACACCGAGATCCGCCGTATCGAGGGCGCGGGGCTGGAGGGCGGGGGCCTGTTCAGCATGCTCTTCTCCGGCACCGGAGCGGTCGCCGTGAAGACCCGCGGCGTGCCGGTCGTCATCCCCGTGGGCCCGGCCACCTATGTCGACGGCAACGCGGTCATCGCCTGGTCCGCGGGCGCCCAGGCGGTCACCACGACCTCGCTCAGGCTGCGTCGCTCCGGGTACGCCCGGCAGACGGCCGAGGCCGTGAACCTCCAGTTCCGCGGCGCCCCCGGCAACTTCGTCGTCGTACAGCCCTTCGAGGTGTGAGGCCATGGACACCCAGACTCTGAACGCGCACCGGGCCGCTTCGACCGGTCTCCGCATGAGCGTGCACAGCTCCAAGACGCTCAAGGTCACCATGGTCAGCGGGCAGGACCTGATCGCCAAGGCCGGCTCGATGATCGCCTACGAGGGCTATGTGCAGTTCGACGGGGCACCCGCGAGCCTGCGCCGCTCGGCGGAGGAGATGGTCACCGGCGAGGGCGGCAGGCTGATGCTCTGCCGCGGCGACGGCGAGCTCTATCTCGCCGACTACGGCGGTGACGTCATCGTCCTCCACCTCAACGGCGAGGCGCTCTCCGTCAACGGCGCCACGCTGCTGGCCTGCGACGCCTCGCTGGAACTCGCCATCGAACCGGTCAAGGGGCTCGCCAAGCTGTCCGGCTCGGGCCTGACCAACCTCGTCGTCAAGGGCACCGGCTGGGTCGCGCTGGTCAGCCGGGGCGTTCCGATGGCCCTGGACTGCGCCGAACGGGAGACGTACGTCGACCCGGACGCGCTCATCGCCTGGACGACCGGCCTCGACATGAAGGCCCGGCGCACCATCAAGGCGAGCGCGCTGATCGGCCGGGGCAGCGGTGAGGCCTTCCAGATCGGCTTCAAGGGCCAGGGCTTCGTGGTCGTCCAGCCGAGCGAGGACACCGGCGACCGATTCAAGATCCGGGGCTGAGAGGGGCACCAGGCACATCATGCACAGCACACTCTTCGCACACGTCCCGGTGGAGTCCACCGGCCGCTACACCCTCCAGAACCCGCAGCTCCTCAAGACCGACGTCACCCGGGGCAGCAGTCCCGTGCTCGCCCGCCAGGGCGCGATGGTGGCCTTCGAGGGGCAGGTGGAGTTCGACAGCCAGTACCGCAACCGCAGTTGGCGCAACGCCGAGCGGATGACCGGCGAGCGCCTGGAACTCATGCGCTGCAAGGGCAACGGCATCGTCTACCTGGCCAATTTCGCCCAGTATCTGCACGTCATGGAGGTCGGCCGGGGCATCACCGTCGACAGCTCCGCCGTGCTCGCCTTCGATGGCTCCCTCGGGGTCGGCATCGTCGCTGTGGACAGCGCCGTCGAGGTGGCCTCCGCGGGCGCCTACAACCTGGAGCTGTCCGGTTCCGGGCAGGTCGTGCTGATGACCTCGGGCGAGCCGCTGGTGCTGGAGGTGAACCCGGACAAGAACGTCTGCGTCGACTCCGACGCCGTCATCGCCTGGTCCACGTCCCTGCGCACCCAGCTCCAGGCGCCCACCTCCACCTCCTCGGTGTGGCGCCGCCGCGGCACCACCGGCGAGGGCTGGGAGATGCACTTCTCCGGCACGGGCCACGTCCTGGTCCAGCCGAGCGAGCTGCTGCCCCCGCAGGGCATGCGCAACGGCGGGATGCTCGGCCAGTTCGGCATGCGCGGGAACTCCCTCGGAGGCAGCAACACCTGACCCCTGCGGACAGCGCCTGTAAGGGGCGGCCACCCATGGTGGTCGCCCCTTACCCATGGGCCCACAGCCGCCGCTCGCGCTCACAACCGCCGTCACCCGCGCTGACAGCCACCGCCACCCGCGCTCACAGTCTCGCGCGGGTCGCTTCCAGCAGTCGTACGACCGACTCGTCGGCGACGCCGGCGACCTTGTCGTAGGCGAACCAGCGCAGGTCGAGGGACTCGTCGCTGATCGCTTCGACGGCGCCCGCGGGAGCCGTCGCCGCGTACTGGACGTCGAGATGCCAGGCACAGGGGGTGTGATGGCGGTCCAGGCGGACCGGGCCGCCGGGCAGCAGGTCCAGTCCCGCGATGCCCGACTCCTCGGTCCCCTCACGCAGCGCGGCATCGGCCAACGTCGTGTCGCCGGGCTCGCAGTGGCCACCCATCTGGAGCCACATGCGCAACTTCTTGTGGAGGGTCAGCAGGACCCGCTCGCGCGACGGGTCGATCACCAGGGCGCTCGCCGTGATGTGCCCGTCCGCGCAGGACTTCCACATGCCGTCCGGGTGAGCGTGAAGATGGTCGAGGTAGGCCTGGCGAAGATCCGCCTGGTCCTCGTAGGCCTTGAGGACCAGGGCGGCGTCGTCGTGAAGGCTCACTCGGTGTCGTCGTCCTTCTTCTCGGGATCGGGCTTGGGGTCGGGCTTCTTGAGGTCGGGCTTGTCCGCCGCCTCGCCCAGCATCTTGTCGAGCTCGGAGAAGTCCAGCTGCTCGCGGTGCACGAAGCCGTCCGGGTCGTCCAGGTCGGAGGCCGTCGGCAGCATGTCCGGGTGGGCCCACAGGGCGTCCCGGCCGTCGACACCGCGCGCGTCCGTCAGGGAGGCCCACAGACGGGAGGCGTCCCGCAGCCGACGGGGGCGCAGCTCCAGGCCGATCAGCGTGGCGAACGTCTGCTCGGCCGGGCCGCCCGAGGCACGACGGCGGCGCAGGGTCTCGCGCAGCGCGTCCGCGGACGACAGACGGGGCTTGGCGGCCGCGTGGACCACCGCGTCCACCCAGCCCTCGACGAGCGCGAGGGCGGTCTCCAGACGGGCCAGGGCGGCCTTCTGCTCGGGCGTGTCCTCCGGCTGGAACATGCCCTGCTGGAGGGCGTCCTGCAACTGCTCCGGGTTCTGCGGGTCGAACTGGCCGACCACGTCCTCCAGCTTCGCGGTGTCGACCTTGATGCCGCGCGCGTAGCCGTCGACCGCGCCGAACAGGTGCGAGCGCAGCCACGGCACGTGTGCGAAAAGACGCTGGTGGGCGGCCTCGCGCAGGGCGAGATACAGCCGCACCTCGTCCTTCCCCACGCCGAGGTCCTTGCCGAACGCCTCGATGTTCACCGGCAGCAGCGCGGCCTTGCCGGCCGGGCCGAGCGGCAGGCCGATGTCGGTCGAGCCGACGACCTCACCCGCGAGCACACCGACGGCCTGCCCGATCTGGGTGCCGAACATGGCGCCGCCCATCGAGCGCATCATGCCGATCAGCGGGCCCGCCATGGCCTGCATCTCCTCCGGCAGGACGTCACCCATGGCCGCGCCGACGCGCTCGGCGACCGGGTCGACGAGCTCCTTCCACGCGGGCAGGGTCGCCTCGACCCACTCCGCGCGGGACCACGCCACCGCGGAGCCGGCCCCGGAGGGCAGCGACGTGGCGTCGTCCAGCCACAGGTCGGCCAGGCGGACGGCCTCCTGGACGGCGGTGCGCTCGGCGGGGCCGACGCTCGCGTCCTTGGTGCCGTCGGCGGTGCCCTGGGACACCGTCTGGCGGGCGATCTGCTTGGCCATGTCCCAGTTCACCGGGCCGCCCTCGTAGGAGAGCATCTGGCCCAGCTGCTGGAACGCGGCGCCCAGATCGGTGGGGTTCAGGGAACCGAACATGGCAGCGAGCGGATTGTCACCACCTGGGCCGCCCGGGCCACCGAAGCCACCGGCTCCGGGCAGGCCGCCGAAACCGAACGGGTTGGCCGGGCCCTGACCACCACCGCTCTGCTGGTCCTTCTTCTTGCCCTCGTCGCCGTCTTCCGGCTCCTCCGGCGGAAGGCCGAATCCGAATGGGGTGTCACTCACGGGATCCCTCGGCTGGTAAGGCCGCCGGTTTCTCTCCGACGGCGCGACTGCCCGATAACACCACCCAGCGTAGACACCATGGGCGGTTCGGGCCTCGGTGCTTCGCCGACTGTCGGCCTGCGGCAGGATGGATGCCACCTGGTACGTACGCGTCACTCGCGTTCGTACTGAAGACAACCGCTGGAGACGCCCGGTGAGTTCCCCAGATCCACAGGTTCGCGCAGCGCGAAACCACTCAACCCCGTCCAGTATGCGCGGGCCCGTCGTCGCGGTCACCGGTGCCGCGTCCGGTGTCGGCGCGCTGCTCACCGAGCGGCTGGCCGCTTCGGAGGAGATCAAGCAGGTCATCGCCCTGGACGAGCGGCGGGGCGAGTGCGCGGCGGCGACCTGGCACATCCTGGACGTACGGGATCCGGCCATCGCGGAGAAACTGCGCGGGGCGGACGTGGTGGTCCATCTGGC
Proteins encoded in this region:
- a CDS encoding zinc-dependent metalloprotease, giving the protein MSDTPFGFGLPPEEPEDGDEGKKKDQQSGGGQGPANPFGFGGLPGAGGFGGPGGPGGDNPLAAMFGSLNPTDLGAAFQQLGQMLSYEGGPVNWDMAKQIARQTVSQGTADGTKDASVGPAERTAVQEAVRLADLWLDDATSLPSGAGSAVAWSRAEWVEATLPAWKELVDPVAERVGAAMGDVLPEEMQAMAGPLIGMMRSMGGAMFGTQIGQAVGVLAGEVVGSTDIGLPLGPAGKAALLPVNIEAFGKDLGVGKDEVRLYLALREAAHQRLFAHVPWLRSHLFGAVDGYARGIKVDTAKLEDVVGQFDPQNPEQLQDALQQGMFQPEDTPEQKAALARLETALALVEGWVDAVVHAAAKPRLSSADALRETLRRRRASGGPAEQTFATLIGLELRPRRLRDASRLWASLTDARGVDGRDALWAHPDMLPTASDLDDPDGFVHREQLDFSELDKMLGEAADKPDLKKPDPKPDPEKKDDDTE
- a CDS encoding NUDIX hydrolase → MSLHDDAALVLKAYEDQADLRQAYLDHLHAHPDGMWKSCADGHITASALVIDPSRERVLLTLHKKLRMWLQMGGHCEPGDTTLADAALREGTEESGIAGLDLLPGGPVRLDRHHTPCAWHLDVQYAATAPAGAVEAISDESLDLRWFAYDKVAGVADESVVRLLEATRARL
- a CDS encoding AIM24 family protein, with translation MDTQTLNAHRAASTGLRMSVHSSKTLKVTMVSGQDLIAKAGSMIAYEGYVQFDGAPASLRRSAEEMVTGEGGRLMLCRGDGELYLADYGGDVIVLHLNGEALSVNGATLLACDASLELAIEPVKGLAKLSGSGLTNLVVKGTGWVALVSRGVPMALDCAERETYVDPDALIAWTTGLDMKARRTIKASALIGRGSGEAFQIGFKGQGFVVVQPSEDTGDRFKIRG
- a CDS encoding AIM24 family protein → MHSTLFAHVPVESTGRYTLQNPQLLKTDVTRGSSPVLARQGAMVAFEGQVEFDSQYRNRSWRNAERMTGERLELMRCKGNGIVYLANFAQYLHVMEVGRGITVDSSAVLAFDGSLGVGIVAVDSAVEVASAGAYNLELSGSGQVVLMTSGEPLVLEVNPDKNVCVDSDAVIAWSTSLRTQLQAPTSTSSVWRRRGTTGEGWEMHFSGTGHVLVQPSELLPPQGMRNGGMLGQFGMRGNSLGGSNT